The sequence below is a genomic window from Bacteroidota bacterium.
GTTTTTTTTGTCAGGCTCAAAGGCATGCACATACCCTTTGATTCCTACAAGCCTTGAAATTATTTTCGTATAGAACCCAATATTTGCTCCTATATCACAAACGATGTCGCCCTTTTTGATATTTTCATTCAGAAGTTCAATTTCGTGAGCATCTTGTTTGAACTTAAAGTAAGGGTAAATAATATTGTAAACCGGAAAGCAATTTTCATAAAGAAAATTGCCAAGGCGTGTTTGAACTGTTTTTTGCATACGATTCGAATCCTTTTATATAAAGGAAGAAGGTATTTAATTTACTTGGCTGCGTCTGCCAGGAATTTGGCCAGCCCTATATCCGTTAATGGATGTTTTAATAAATCAGTTATAGCATTTAATGGGCAGGTGGCCACATCGGCACCGATTTTAGCGCACTGAATAATGTGCATAGGATGGCGAATAGATGCTGCCAATATTTTTGTATTAAATCCATAGTTGTCATAAATGGTGCGTATATCCTCTATTAATACCATGCCATCGGTACTTACATCATCTAACCTTCCTAGAAATGGTGAAACGTACGTTGCACCAGCCTTTGCTGCCAGCAATGCCTGCCCTGCAGAAAAAACAAGGGTGCAGTTGGTTCGAATTCCCTTTTTTGAGAAATATTTTAATGCTTTTACTCCCTCTTTAATCATCGGTACTTTTACAACAATATTTTTGTGTAAGGCAGCCAATGCTTCGCCTTCTTTTATAATACCGGCAAAATCGGTGCTGATAACTTCTGCACTTACATCGCCATCAACAATGTTGCATATATCTATATAGTGTTGCCTGATTTTTTCTTCGCCCTTAATTCCTTCTTTAGCCATGAGCGATGGGTTGGTGGTTACACCATCAAGTACGCCAAGGTCATTGGCTTCTTTTATTTGTGCAAGGTTTGCTGTGTCAATAAAAAATAACATATTACAATTATTCTTGGTTTAAAGTATTGATTTTTATACTAGCTACTTCATTATATATGAGGTAGGTTTAAAGGGGTGAATCAGAAATACACTGAGCTTAATTAACAGCGATTGATAGGAATGAAGCCAACATTATAAGTATCAGGAACAACGACAACCAATAAAAAATGGGTAAGCTACTTACATCGCACCGCTACAACCGCATGTCCTTGCTCCGTTCCCGGCCTGGGGAGGTTAGCAGGAGCTGGTCGTATAAGACTTACCCGGGGCAAAAGTAAGAATCAATTTATCGAATCAAAATTATTTGACTTACTTATTTTTCGAAAGTAGTCCAACCGGGTCATTTTATTATTTTATGATCTAAGGAAATAAGCAGCAAGCATTACCCTCCGGCAATGGTGTTTTTACTATTTAAGCATTGTTTAAGCATAAATTTTAGATCGCATCTATAATTGCCAAAGTATTTTTTTAGGTTTGCTCAATTTAATTTAACAAGCTCTTGAACAATTCAGAATTATTAAAGCACTGTATTAAGTATGCAACATTATATGCTTTGGCCGGTTTTGGGCTGTTTGTTATCCTCAGTTTTATAACAGATAACCCAATGGGTAATATTTCACTACTTGGTACTCCGGTGTTTATTGCTTTTATTTGTTATTCGCAAAAAAATTATCGTGATCAACAACTCAAAGGTTCGATAACCTATGGGCAGGCAGTTCAAGTTGGTTTATATACGGTGGTATTTTCTTCTCTTATGTTTTGTTTACTCTTGTATTTATATGTTGGATTTTTGCGGCCTGATATTTTTAACAATTACAAGCAGTTTACCCTCGATCAATTTCAAAAACTAAGCGATATGGGTATTATGAGCCAACTGGCTGAGAAGTCTATATCTGAAGCTGAAAAGCTTACACCTGGTGCAGTTGTGCAGGGCGAATGTTTAAACAAATTATTGGGCGGTTTAATCATTGTGCTTATATCTTCGGCAGTGTTTAAAAAACAAGAACCTATTAACCCTTCAAATGATCTTATATAATGAACATTTCAATTGTTATACCCTTATTCAACGAAGATGAATCTTTAACCGAATTAACCGATTGGATAAACCGAGTGATGGAGAAACATGATTTCAGTTATGAAATTATTTACATAGATGACGGAAGCACCGATAAGTCGTGGCAAGTAATAGAAGAATTAGCAACAGCCAACAATCAAATACGAGGTATTAAATTCAGGCGCAATTACGGCAAAAGTGCAGCTTTACAAAAGGGCTTTGAAGCGGCCCAAGGTGAGGTGGTCATAACCATGGATGCCGATTTGCAGGATAGTCCGGATGAGATTCCAGAATTGTATCGCATGATTGCACAAGATAAGTATGACCTAGTATCGGGTTGGAAACGCAAGCGCTACGACCCGCTAATGAAAACTATTCCAAGTAAACTTTTTAATAAGACCACTCAACTAATGAGCGGCATATATAACCTGCATGATTTTAATTGCGGCCTTAAAGCGTACAGGCAAGAAGTGGTAAAAAATATTGAGGTATATGGAGAAATGCATCGATATATACCTGTAATAGCCAAGTGGCAAGGCTTTAGCAAAATTGCAGAAAAGGAAGTGCAACATCAGGCACGTAAGTATGGTGTTACTAAATTCGGGTTAGAAAGGTTTATTAATGGTTTTCTTGATTTGCTAACCATATTTTTTGTTGGCAAGTTTGGCAAGCGCCCTATGCATATGTTTGGCACCTTAGGTACACTGATGTTTGCCATTGGATTTATGTTTACACTTATGTTGGGTTTAAACAAATTATATACGGTTTATTTTACCAATGAGAATGCACGTATGCTAACCGAAAGGCCTTCGTTTTATCTCTCACTTACCTGTATGGTTTTGGGTTCTATGCTTTTTCTTGCCGGCTTTCTGGGCGAATTAATTTCACGTGTTGGTGCCAACCGCAACAATTATCAAATTGAAAAACGAATTAAATAAGCACCTCCATGCATGTAGTTATATTGGGTAGCGCTCATCCATTTCGCGGTGGACTTGCTTCGTATAATGAAAGACTAGCCACTGAATTTCAAAATTTAGGGCATACGGTTCAGATTTACACCTTCAGTTTGCAATACCCGGGTTTTTTGTTTCCGGGAAAAACACAGTTTAGCGATTCGCCTCCACCTTCTCATTTATCAATTAAGCAAAAGGTAAACAGCATTAATCCTTTTAATTGGATACGAGTTGGCCTGGAGCTAAAAAAACTGAACCCTGATTTATTGATATTCAAATTCTGGCTTCCTTTTATGGGTCCTTGTTTTGGTACCATTGGTCGCATTGTGAAATGCAACAAAAAAACAACCATTGTAACCATACTGGATAATGTAATTCCTCATGAACCACGACCGGGTGATGTTATGTTTACTAAATATTTTTTGAAGTGCAGCGATGCCTTTGTGGCCATGAGCGAGTCAGTTCAAAAAGATTTAGGGAAATTTGAAAGTGAAAAATCTGTATTCTCAATCCACATCCATTGTTTGATAATTTTGGTGATGCA
It includes:
- the fsa gene encoding fructose-6-phosphate aldolase; this encodes MLFFIDTANLAQIKEANDLGVLDGVTTNPSLMAKEGIKGEEKIRQHYIDICNIVDGDVSAEVISTDFAGIIKEGEALAALHKNIVVKVPMIKEGVKALKYFSKKGIRTNCTLVFSAGQALLAAKAGATYVSPFLGRLDDVSTDGMVLIEDIRTIYDNYGFNTKILAASIRHPMHIIQCAKIGADVATCPLNAITDLLKHPLTDIGLAKFLADAAK
- a CDS encoding DUF4199 domain-containing protein, translating into MNNSELLKHCIKYATLYALAGFGLFVILSFITDNPMGNISLLGTPVFIAFICYSQKNYRDQQLKGSITYGQAVQVGLYTVVFSSLMFCLLLYLYVGFLRPDIFNNYKQFTLDQFQKLSDMGIMSQLAEKSISEAEKLTPGAVVQGECLNKLLGGLIIVLISSAVFKKQEPINPSNDLI
- a CDS encoding glycosyltransferase family 2 protein, which encodes MNISIVIPLFNEDESLTELTDWINRVMEKHDFSYEIIYIDDGSTDKSWQVIEELATANNQIRGIKFRRNYGKSAALQKGFEAAQGEVVITMDADLQDSPDEIPELYRMIAQDKYDLVSGWKRKRYDPLMKTIPSKLFNKTTQLMSGIYNLHDFNCGLKAYRQEVVKNIEVYGEMHRYIPVIAKWQGFSKIAEKEVQHQARKYGVTKFGLERFINGFLDLLTIFFVGKFGKRPMHMFGTLGTLMFAIGFMFTLMLGLNKLYTVYFTNENARMLTERPSFYLSLTCMVLGSMLFLAGFLGELISRVGANRNNYQIEKRIK